One window of Mesorhizobium loti R88b genomic DNA carries:
- a CDS encoding L,D-transpeptidase translates to MRELPQGLTPPRNGDAIETDHHLSRRAILSGAGALALLSAAGCSTSGDGGMPALDLDNTVTGSVPPMRPAISVDKNITSADVMYAALTDNGFNVPEVPYLKLKPEFRRQIVVDTTGEAPGTIVVHLKERMLYLVQPGGDAIRYGVGIGKDGFRWSGRANIQYGKEWPTWTPPPEMIQRKPELVKWQGGQPGGLTNPLGARALYIYQDGKDTGYRIHGSPEWWSIGQAMSSGCVRLINQDIIDLYSRVSKKNPVVVM, encoded by the coding sequence GCAATCGAAACCGATCATCATCTTTCCCGCCGCGCCATCCTGTCTGGGGCAGGCGCGCTGGCGCTGCTCAGCGCCGCCGGCTGCTCGACCTCGGGTGACGGCGGCATGCCGGCGCTGGATCTCGACAATACGGTCACCGGTTCGGTGCCGCCGATGCGGCCCGCGATCAGCGTCGATAAGAACATCACCAGCGCCGATGTCATGTATGCCGCCTTGACCGACAACGGCTTCAACGTGCCGGAGGTGCCCTATCTCAAGCTGAAGCCTGAATTCCGCCGCCAGATCGTCGTCGACACGACCGGCGAGGCGCCCGGCACCATTGTCGTCCATCTCAAGGAGCGCATGCTCTATCTCGTCCAGCCGGGTGGTGATGCCATCCGCTACGGCGTCGGCATCGGCAAGGATGGCTTCCGCTGGTCCGGCCGAGCCAACATCCAGTATGGCAAGGAATGGCCGACCTGGACGCCGCCGCCGGAGATGATCCAGCGCAAGCCCGAACTGGTGAAGTGGCAAGGCGGCCAGCCCGGCGGCCTCACCAACCCGCTCGGCGCGCGTGCGCTCTACATCTACCAGGACGGCAAGGACACCGGCTACCGCATCCACGGCTCGCCGGAGTGGTGGAGCATCGGCCAGGCGATGTCGTCGGGCTGCGTGCGCCTGATCAACCAGGACATCATCGACCTCTACAGCCGCGTTTCGAAGAAAAACCCCGTCGTCGTCATGTGA
- a CDS encoding diphosphate--fructose-6-phosphate 1-phosphotransferase, with amino-acid sequence MAGTFVIAQGGGPTAVINQTVVGATLEIRKRHPGAKVLGSIHGVRGIRDGNYVDLSAIPEDRLRLIAGTPSAALGSTRDKPDAAYCDVILNGLKKAGADAFIYIGGNDTSGTQQILTDAAGGSIAFVHAPKTIDNDLEENDHTPGFISAAEFVAGAFLSVDLDFRALPGIYVGIVMGRHAGFLTAAAAAWQLDPDSGPHLVYVPERPFSAAGFIDDVRATLDRHKRCIVAVSEGVSTADGKALVESLVPPDKLERDAHGNVKLSGSDLPAALERALADGLPGKRARVDALGYMPRGYIGAISAVDAQEAFDAGAFAVSVAEQGGGSVALQYDGTKTVLKKVPLKNVAGKTRHMPDDFMKPDVNQLSEAGMAYLKRLVPEKYKVGKPFV; translated from the coding sequence ATGGCCGGAACTTTTGTCATCGCGCAGGGCGGCGGCCCAACCGCCGTCATCAACCAGACGGTTGTCGGAGCGACGCTGGAGATCCGCAAGCGGCATCCCGGCGCCAAGGTGCTGGGCTCCATCCATGGCGTGCGCGGCATTCGTGACGGCAATTATGTCGACCTTTCGGCCATTCCCGAAGACCGGCTGCGGCTGATCGCGGGAACGCCGAGCGCGGCACTCGGCTCGACGCGCGACAAGCCGGACGCCGCCTATTGCGATGTCATTCTCAACGGCCTGAAAAAGGCCGGCGCCGATGCCTTCATCTATATTGGCGGCAACGACACGTCGGGCACGCAGCAGATCCTGACCGATGCCGCCGGCGGCTCCATCGCTTTCGTCCATGCGCCAAAGACCATCGACAATGACCTCGAGGAAAACGACCACACGCCGGGCTTCATTTCGGCGGCCGAGTTCGTTGCCGGCGCCTTCCTGTCCGTCGATCTCGATTTTCGCGCTTTGCCCGGCATCTATGTCGGCATCGTCATGGGCCGGCATGCCGGCTTCCTGACCGCGGCGGCCGCCGCCTGGCAGCTCGATCCCGACAGCGGCCCGCACCTGGTCTACGTGCCGGAGCGGCCATTCTCGGCGGCCGGCTTCATCGATGATGTGCGCGCCACGCTCGACCGCCACAAGCGCTGCATCGTCGCCGTGTCGGAAGGGGTGAGCACCGCCGATGGCAAGGCGCTGGTCGAAAGCCTGGTACCCCCGGACAAACTGGAACGCGACGCGCATGGCAACGTCAAATTGTCAGGCAGCGACCTGCCGGCCGCGCTCGAACGCGCGCTGGCCGATGGGCTGCCGGGCAAACGAGCCCGCGTCGATGCGCTTGGCTACATGCCGCGCGGCTATATCGGCGCCATCAGCGCGGTCGATGCGCAGGAGGCATTCGATGCCGGCGCCTTCGCCGTCTCTGTCGCCGAACAGGGCGGCGGCTCGGTGGCGCTGCAATATGATGGCACCAAGACCGTGCTGAAGAAGGTGCCGCTGAAGAATGTCGCCGGCAAGACCCGTCACATGCCCGACGATTTCATGAAGCCCGACGTCAACCAGTTGTCGGAGGCCGGCATGGCCTATCTCAAGCGGCTGGTGCCGGAAAAATACAAGGTCGGGAAGCCGTTCGTCTGA
- a CDS encoding MBL fold metallo-hydrolase codes for MPGSDMSSEWFSKSIVDDRTTMLTEPFVHDYLRANIWHLRGRDADLLVDTGMGICPLAPQIETPDGKPLLVVATHIHLDHVGSLHEFPWRAGPRHSAAQFESMDEAVTYAYMFHDLEGGVSKLPGPGWKAADYKIPPAPLSRTLDEGDVVDLGDRQFRVLHLPGHSPDSIALFDEADGLFFSGDAIYDDTLIDSLPDSDRSAYVNTMQRLLDLPIRIGHGGHGPSFDGRRMREIATAYLRQAGNI; via the coding sequence ATGCCAGGCTCAGACATGAGCTCGGAATGGTTCAGCAAGAGCATCGTCGACGACAGGACGACGATGCTGACCGAACCTTTTGTGCATGACTATCTGCGCGCCAACATCTGGCATCTGCGCGGCCGTGACGCCGACCTTCTGGTCGATACCGGCATGGGCATCTGTCCGCTGGCGCCGCAGATCGAAACGCCTGACGGCAAGCCGCTGCTGGTCGTCGCCACCCACATCCATCTCGACCATGTCGGCTCACTGCACGAATTTCCATGGCGGGCCGGGCCAAGGCATAGCGCCGCGCAGTTCGAGAGCATGGATGAGGCCGTGACTTACGCCTACATGTTCCATGATCTCGAAGGTGGCGTTTCGAAACTGCCCGGGCCGGGCTGGAAGGCCGCCGACTACAAGATCCCGCCGGCACCGCTATCGCGGACGCTTGATGAAGGCGACGTGGTCGATCTCGGCGACCGGCAATTCCGCGTGCTGCATCTGCCCGGGCATTCACCGGATTCGATCGCGCTGTTCGACGAAGCCGACGGCCTGTTCTTCAGCGGCGACGCCATTTACGACGACACACTGATCGACAGCCTGCCGGATTCGGACCGCTCGGCCTATGTCAACACCATGCAGCGTCTGCTCGACCTGCCGATCCGCATCGGCCACGGCGGTCACGGGCCAAGCTTCGACGGCAGGCGTATGCGTGAGATTGCAACGGCTTACCTCAGACAAGCCGGCAATATCTGA
- a CDS encoding DegQ family serine endoprotease: MSSINILRRHRVAALLGAALFISPFVVSFAQSASNAGVSKVVATTQTPVAGITAPNGSFAPIVAADKPAVVTVTTLMKAQPASADDGMPLGNSPFDQYFRQFFGDQGMPAPQTPPQQAQRAEALGSGFIVDADGTIVTNNHVVDGASSIKVTLDDGTELPAKLVGRDAKNDLAVLKIKADKPLPTVKWGDSDRLMTGDQVLAIGNPFGIGTTVTAGIVSARGRDLHSGPFDDFIQIDAPINHGNSGGPLVDVNGNVVGINTAIYSPNGGSVGVGFAIPSDQAQKVVAKLMKDGSIQYGYLGVEIQPVTPDVASAIGLDHAGGALVSKVNDSSPAASAGVETGDVITSFAGQDVKDPKDLSRAVADVAPGAKESLDIWRKGKAMQISVDVGQNSDDVKTASTDSSDTPSTEQGARAPAIGLGLLDITPDIRQQMNLADNEHGAVVARVNPDKAAAAAGIQPGDIIAAVNQVPVKSAKQVTQAIAQASKSGRKSVLLLVERDGSQIYVAVPFANG, from the coding sequence ATGTCATCCATCAACATTCTTCGCAGACATCGCGTCGCCGCATTGCTGGGCGCCGCCCTCTTCATCTCTCCCTTCGTCGTCTCCTTTGCCCAAAGTGCCAGCAATGCAGGCGTGAGCAAAGTCGTCGCGACGACCCAGACCCCTGTCGCCGGTATCACTGCCCCCAACGGCTCGTTTGCGCCGATCGTCGCGGCCGACAAGCCGGCGGTGGTGACGGTCACCACCCTCATGAAGGCACAGCCGGCAAGCGCCGATGACGGGATGCCGCTCGGCAACTCGCCATTCGACCAGTATTTCCGCCAGTTCTTCGGCGACCAGGGCATGCCCGCGCCACAGACGCCGCCGCAACAGGCGCAACGCGCCGAGGCGCTCGGTTCCGGCTTCATTGTCGACGCCGATGGCACCATCGTCACCAACAATCACGTCGTCGATGGCGCCTCATCGATCAAGGTGACGCTCGATGACGGCACCGAGCTCCCCGCCAAGCTGGTCGGCCGCGACGCCAAGAACGATCTTGCCGTGCTCAAGATCAAGGCTGACAAGCCGTTGCCGACGGTCAAATGGGGCGATTCCGACAGGCTGATGACCGGCGACCAGGTGCTGGCGATCGGCAATCCGTTCGGCATCGGCACCACGGTCACCGCCGGCATCGTTTCGGCACGCGGCCGCGACCTGCACAGCGGGCCGTTCGACGATTTCATCCAGATCGACGCGCCGATCAACCATGGCAATTCCGGTGGCCCGCTGGTGGACGTGAACGGCAATGTCGTCGGCATCAACACGGCGATCTATTCGCCCAATGGCGGCAGCGTCGGGGTCGGCTTCGCCATTCCGTCCGACCAGGCGCAGAAGGTCGTCGCCAAGCTGATGAAGGATGGCTCCATCCAGTACGGCTATCTCGGCGTCGAGATCCAGCCGGTGACGCCTGACGTGGCGAGTGCCATCGGGCTCGACCATGCCGGCGGCGCGCTGGTTTCGAAGGTCAACGACAGTTCGCCCGCGGCCAGCGCCGGCGTCGAAACCGGCGACGTCATCACCAGCTTCGCCGGACAGGACGTCAAGGATCCCAAGGATCTGTCGCGGGCCGTCGCCGATGTCGCGCCGGGCGCCAAGGAATCGCTCGATATCTGGCGCAAAGGCAAGGCCATGCAGATTTCCGTCGATGTCGGGCAAAACAGCGACGATGTGAAGACAGCATCGACTGATAGTTCCGACACGCCGAGCACCGAACAGGGCGCACGTGCGCCGGCGATCGGCCTTGGCCTGCTGGACATCACGCCCGACATTCGCCAGCAGATGAACCTCGCCGACAACGAGCATGGCGCGGTGGTTGCGCGCGTCAATCCCGACAAGGCGGCGGCCGCTGCCGGCATCCAGCCGGGCGATATCATCGCCGCCGTCAACCAGGTTCCGGTGAAGAGCGCCAAGCAGGTCACGCAGGCGATCGCACAGGCCAGCAAATCGGGCCGCAAGTCGGTGCTGCTGCTGGTCGAACGCGACGGCAGCCAGATCTATGTCGCGGTGCCTTTCGCCAACGGTTGA
- the coaA gene encoding type I pantothenate kinase produces the protein MDQLAPTEKYSPFRFFSAEQWSRFRADTPLTLSDDEFRRLRSLNDPIDLAEVSRIYLSLSRLLSAHVEASQLLFRQRQAFFNAVDVVKTPFIIGIAGSVAVGKSTTARVLKELLARWPSSPKVDLITTDGFLLPNEVLRRENLMERKGFPDSYDVGALLRFLSGIKSALPDVRAPVYSHLTYDVIPGEFVTIDRPDILIFEGINVLQPGKLPHDGKIVPFLSDFFDFAIYIDADEKLIHNWYISRFMRLRETAFRNPDSFFHRYSQLSEDSARAIAEGLWTNINLKNLRENILPTRARADLILRKGADHLIEEVALRKL, from the coding sequence ATGGATCAGCTCGCGCCAACCGAGAAATATTCCCCCTTTCGTTTCTTCTCGGCCGAGCAATGGTCGCGATTCCGTGCCGACACGCCGCTGACGCTGAGCGACGACGAATTCCGCCGCCTGCGTTCGCTCAACGACCCGATCGACCTCGCGGAGGTCTCGCGCATCTATCTGTCGCTGTCGCGGCTTCTGTCGGCCCATGTCGAGGCGAGCCAGCTTCTGTTCCGGCAGCGCCAGGCCTTCTTCAACGCCGTCGACGTGGTCAAGACGCCGTTCATCATCGGCATTGCCGGTTCCGTCGCGGTCGGCAAATCGACCACGGCGCGCGTGCTGAAAGAGCTTCTGGCACGCTGGCCGTCGAGCCCCAAGGTCGATCTCATCACCACTGATGGTTTTCTGCTCCCCAATGAGGTGCTGCGCCGCGAAAACCTTATGGAACGCAAGGGTTTTCCCGACAGCTACGATGTCGGCGCGCTGCTGCGCTTCCTCTCAGGCATCAAGTCGGCGCTGCCCGATGTCCGCGCGCCGGTCTATTCGCATCTCACCTATGACGTCATTCCCGGCGAGTTCGTCACCATCGACCGGCCCGATATCCTGATCTTCGAAGGCATCAATGTCCTGCAGCCGGGCAAGCTGCCGCATGACGGCAAGATCGTGCCTTTCCTGTCTGACTTCTTTGATTTCGCCATCTACATCGATGCCGACGAGAAGCTGATCCACAACTGGTACATTTCCCGCTTCATGCGGCTGCGCGAGACGGCCTTCCGCAATCCGGACTCCTTCTTCCATCGCTATTCGCAACTCTCGGAGGATTCGGCGCGCGCCATCGCCGAAGGCCTTTGGACCAACATCAACCTGAAGAATTTGCGCGAAAACATCCTGCCAACGCGTGCCCGCGCCGACCTGATCTTGCGCAAGGGCGCCGACCACCTGATCGAGGAAGTGGCGCTGCGCAAGCTCTAG
- a CDS encoding phosphoribosyl-ATP diphosphatase → MAEFSLSDLEKIVHERAHSGDPDSWTAKLFARGIDKAAQKLGEEAVETVIAAVKRDKQGLVSESADLIYHWLVVLGISGVPLSDVLKELESRTGRSGISEKASRPKG, encoded by the coding sequence ATGGCTGAATTTTCGCTCTCCGATCTGGAAAAAATCGTCCATGAGCGCGCTCATTCCGGCGATCCGGACTCGTGGACGGCGAAACTGTTCGCGCGCGGCATCGACAAGGCGGCACAGAAGCTGGGCGAAGAGGCGGTCGAGACGGTGATTGCCGCCGTCAAGCGCGATAAACAGGGCCTCGTTTCCGAAAGCGCCGATCTTATATATCATTGGCTTGTCGTTCTCGGCATCTCGGGTGTTCCGTTGAGCGACGTGCTCAAGGAGCTCGAAAGCCGCACCGGGCGTTCGGGCATCTCCGAAAAGGCGTCACGGCCCAAGGGCTGA
- the hisF gene encoding imidazole glycerol phosphate synthase subunit HisF, translated as MMLKARVIPCLDVKDGRVVKGVNFVDLIDAGDPVEAAKAYDAAGADELCFLDITASSDNRETIFDVIARTAEQCFMPLTVGGGVRQVADIRKLLLAGADKVSINTAAVKNPDFVAEAADKFGNQCIVVAIDAKKVSGTGEADRWEIFTHGGREKTGIDAVEFARKMVDRGAGEILLTSMDRDGTKAGYDIALTRAIADAVRAPVIASGGVGTLDHLVEGIRDGHAGAVLAASIFHFGTYTIAQAKAHMAEAGLPMRLDSSGDRP; from the coding sequence CTGATGCTGAAAGCCCGCGTCATTCCGTGTCTCGACGTCAAGGATGGTCGCGTCGTCAAGGGCGTCAATTTCGTCGATCTGATCGACGCTGGTGACCCGGTAGAGGCCGCCAAGGCCTATGACGCGGCCGGTGCCGACGAGCTTTGCTTCCTCGACATCACGGCTTCGTCCGACAACCGTGAAACCATCTTCGATGTCATTGCCCGCACCGCTGAGCAATGCTTCATGCCGCTCACCGTCGGCGGCGGCGTGCGCCAGGTCGCCGACATCAGGAAATTGTTGCTGGCCGGCGCCGACAAGGTGTCGATCAACACCGCGGCGGTGAAGAATCCGGACTTCGTCGCGGAAGCCGCCGACAAGTTCGGCAACCAGTGCATCGTCGTCGCCATCGACGCCAAGAAGGTCTCCGGCACCGGCGAGGCCGATCGTTGGGAGATTTTCACCCATGGCGGGCGCGAGAAGACCGGCATCGACGCGGTCGAATTCGCCCGGAAAATGGTCGATCGTGGCGCCGGCGAGATCCTTTTGACCTCGATGGACCGGGATGGCACCAAGGCCGGCTACGACATAGCGTTGACCCGTGCGATTGCGGACGCTGTGCGCGCGCCGGTCATCGCTTCAGGCGGCGTCGGCACGCTGGATCACCTGGTCGAAGGCATTCGTGATGGCCATGCCGGTGCGGTGCTGGCGGCCTCGATCTTCCATTTCGGAACCTACACCATCGCCCAGGCCAAGGCACATATGGCCGAGGCCGGCCTGCCGATGCGGCTGGACTCCTCAGGCGATCGGCCCTAG
- a CDS encoding arginase family protein: MKITIILASYDSGHYHGGMGQGPDALIAGGLVDALTMAGHEVTVEDIGRVGPDQEREIATGFAVCNAVSGEVRIAIDRGRFPIVLAGNCLTSAGAVAGEGADAIIWADQHGDLNTPETSVYGFLDGMALATVLGLCWRPMTSAIPGFRPIDPSRCVLVNARDLDPAEKALLETLPVIRTECPGVGQATQRLQAVGAKRVHMHLDLDVHNPKDLQANRYITSGGPSPEQFRDAACAMALALPVVGITVSAYDPAFDAQSDVPPLVGQLLNDLIATIEGR, encoded by the coding sequence GTGAAGATCACCATCATCCTCGCCTCCTATGACAGCGGCCATTACCATGGCGGCATGGGCCAGGGCCCGGACGCGCTGATTGCAGGCGGTCTCGTCGATGCGCTGACCATGGCCGGCCACGAGGTCACGGTGGAGGATATCGGCAGGGTCGGCCCCGACCAGGAACGCGAGATCGCCACCGGCTTTGCCGTCTGCAACGCCGTCTCGGGCGAGGTCCGCATTGCCATCGACAGGGGGCGGTTTCCCATCGTTCTGGCCGGAAACTGCCTGACATCGGCCGGTGCCGTCGCCGGCGAGGGCGCCGATGCGATCATCTGGGCCGACCAGCATGGCGACCTCAACACGCCCGAGACCTCGGTCTACGGTTTTCTCGACGGCATGGCGCTGGCGACGGTGCTTGGCCTGTGCTGGCGCCCGATGACCTCAGCCATTCCCGGCTTCCGGCCGATCGATCCCTCGCGCTGCGTGCTCGTCAATGCCCGTGATCTCGACCCGGCGGAGAAAGCACTTCTCGAGACATTGCCGGTCATCCGCACGGAATGTCCAGGCGTCGGGCAAGCGACGCAAAGGCTACAGGCCGTGGGCGCCAAGCGTGTGCACATGCATCTCGACCTCGACGTGCACAACCCGAAGGACCTGCAGGCCAACCGCTATATCACGTCGGGCGGTCCGAGCCCCGAACAGTTTCGCGACGCGGCTTGCGCCATGGCGTTGGCGCTGCCGGTCGTCGGCATCACCGTTTCCGCTTACGATCCGGCTTTCGACGCGCAGTCCGACGTTCCGCCGCTGGTCGGCCAGCTGCTCAACGATCTCATCGCCACGATAGAGGGCCGCTGA
- the hisA gene encoding 1-(5-phosphoribosyl)-5-[(5-phosphoribosylamino)methylideneamino]imidazole-4-carboxamide isomerase produces the protein MILFPAIDLKDGKCVRLKHGDMATATIYNDDPAAQARAFEDQGFEWLHVVDLNGAFKGQSVNSAAVGAILKATKNPVQLGGGIRTIAQIEDWLDRGLARVILGTVAVRDPDLVRQACKAFPGKVAVGIDAKGGKVAVEGWAEASSLGVVELARKFEGAGVAAIIYTDIDRDGVLTGINWDATIDLADAVSIPVIASGGLASIADIVRMTMPDAQKLEGAISGRALYDGRIDPAEALAILKGQPVAEAKS, from the coding sequence ATGATCCTTTTCCCCGCCATCGACCTGAAGGACGGCAAGTGCGTGCGGCTGAAGCACGGCGATATGGCGACCGCGACGATCTACAATGATGATCCGGCCGCGCAGGCGCGGGCCTTCGAGGACCAGGGCTTCGAGTGGCTGCATGTCGTCGATCTCAATGGCGCCTTCAAGGGCCAGAGCGTCAACAGCGCCGCGGTTGGCGCCATCCTCAAGGCGACGAAGAACCCGGTGCAGCTCGGCGGCGGCATCCGCACGATTGCGCAGATCGAGGACTGGCTGGACCGCGGCCTCGCCCGCGTCATCCTTGGCACGGTGGCGGTGCGCGATCCCGACCTGGTCAGGCAGGCCTGCAAGGCTTTCCCGGGCAAGGTGGCTGTCGGCATCGACGCCAAGGGCGGCAAGGTGGCTGTCGAGGGCTGGGCCGAGGCCTCGAGCCTCGGCGTCGTCGAACTGGCCAGGAAGTTCGAGGGCGCCGGTGTGGCCGCCATCATCTACACCGACATCGATCGCGACGGCGTGCTGACCGGCATCAACTGGGATGCCACCATCGACCTCGCCGACGCCGTATCGATCCCGGTCATCGCTTCGGGCGGCCTCGCCTCGATCGCCGACATCGTGCGCATGACCATGCCCGACGCGCAAAAGCTTGAGGGCGCGATCTCGGGCCGGGCGCTCTATGATGGCCGCATCGATCCGGCCGAGGCGCTGGCGATCCTGAAGGGCCAGCCGGTGGCGGAGGCGAAATCGTGA
- a CDS encoding DUF1330 domain-containing protein: MSKKGYWMAMVDVRDPEMYMQYIEANAVAFARYGAKFAVRAGRHENPEGPTGNRHVLVEFESYGRAVECYHSPEYQHASKFRLAASSGHFVIVEGA, translated from the coding sequence ATGAGCAAGAAGGGCTACTGGATGGCGATGGTCGATGTGCGCGATCCCGAGATGTACATGCAATACATCGAGGCGAATGCCGTTGCCTTTGCCAGGTATGGCGCGAAGTTCGCTGTTCGCGCCGGTCGCCATGAGAACCCGGAAGGACCGACCGGAAACCGGCATGTGCTGGTCGAGTTCGAGTCCTACGGCAGGGCGGTCGAATGCTATCATTCGCCTGAATATCAACATGCCTCGAAGTTCCGGCTTGCCGCCTCATCAGGCCATTTCGTCATCGTTGAAGGCGCCTGA
- the hisH gene encoding imidazole glycerol phosphate synthase subunit HisH, which yields MRVAIIDYGSGNLRSATKAFERAAREAGISAEIDLTADAERVRSADRIVLPGVGAYADCAAGLRAVDGMWEAVEEVAIAKARPFLGICVGMQLMSERGLEKTVTNGFGWISGDVKEITPADPALKIPQIGWNTIELRREHPLFAGIPTGPNGLHAYFVHSYHLDARKADEVLAETDYGGPVTATVARDNLVGTQFHPEKSQALGLALITNFLRWRP from the coding sequence ATGCGGGTAGCAATCATCGATTACGGCTCGGGCAATCTGCGCTCGGCCACCAAGGCCTTCGAGCGCGCCGCGCGCGAAGCCGGCATATCAGCCGAGATCGACCTGACGGCTGATGCCGAACGGGTACGCAGCGCCGACCGCATCGTCCTGCCCGGCGTCGGCGCCTATGCCGACTGCGCGGCCGGCTTGCGCGCCGTCGACGGCATGTGGGAAGCGGTCGAGGAAGTCGCCATTGCGAAGGCTCGCCCGTTCCTTGGCATCTGCGTCGGCATGCAGCTGATGTCGGAACGTGGCCTCGAAAAGACCGTCACCAATGGCTTTGGCTGGATATCAGGCGACGTCAAGGAGATCACGCCGGCCGATCCGGCGCTGAAGATCCCGCAGATCGGCTGGAACACGATCGAGCTCAGGCGTGAGCATCCGCTGTTTGCCGGCATCCCGACCGGGCCCAACGGACTGCATGCCTATTTCGTCCATTCCTACCATCTCGATGCGCGCAAGGCGGACGAGGTTCTGGCTGAAACCGACTATGGCGGCCCGGTGACAGCCACCGTTGCCCGCGACAATCTCGTCGGCACGCAGTTCCATCCGGAGAAGAGTCAGGCTCTAGGCCTGGCGCTGATCACCAATTTCCTGCGCTGGAGGCCCTAG
- a CDS encoding DUF2628 domain-containing protein — MPSYVVMEPPGRSEKVDATAFVRDGFTWLGLLVPPLWLAWNRLWIEAALAFIVMGALSMLGQRLGLGLAGSLLSLLVSLYVGLEGQGLRIAALRRRGWHEWGVVQAGQLDDADLRYTLEVEAQPDEAVPAPRMVPDAALARPAQPGMALGLTHIPGRP, encoded by the coding sequence ATGCCAAGCTATGTCGTGATGGAACCGCCCGGCCGCAGCGAGAAGGTCGACGCCACAGCCTTTGTCCGCGATGGCTTCACCTGGCTCGGCCTCTTGGTACCGCCCCTATGGCTTGCCTGGAACCGGCTGTGGATCGAAGCGGCACTTGCCTTCATCGTCATGGGCGCGCTTTCGATGCTCGGCCAAAGGCTTGGCCTTGGCCTGGCTGGCTCACTGCTGTCGCTGCTGGTTTCGCTCTATGTCGGCCTGGAGGGGCAGGGGTTGCGCATCGCGGCCCTGCGCCGCCGCGGCTGGCATGAATGGGGCGTGGTTCAGGCCGGCCAGCTCGACGATGCCGACCTGCGCTATACGCTGGAGGTCGAGGCACAGCCGGATGAGGCTGTGCCCGCGCCGCGCATGGTTCCGGATGCCGCCTTGGCCCGCCCGGCGCAGCCCGGCATGGCACTAGGGCTGACCCACATTCCGGGACGGCCCTGA
- the hisB gene encoding imidazoleglycerol-phosphate dehydratase HisB produces MAPRSAEASRKTRETDISVSVHVDGTGKSDIATGVGFFDHMLDQLSRHSLIDMTVRAKGDLHIDDHHTVEDTGIALGQALTKALGERRGIMRYASIDLAMDETLTRAAIDVSGRPFLVWNVSFSSPKIGTFDTELVREFFQALAQNAGITLHVTNHYGANNHHIAETCFKAVARALRAALEHDPRQPDAVPSTKGSLKG; encoded by the coding sequence ATGGCGCCCCGTTCCGCCGAAGCCAGCCGCAAGACCAGGGAAACCGACATCTCGGTGTCGGTCCATGTCGATGGCACGGGCAAATCCGATATCGCCACGGGTGTCGGCTTCTTCGACCACATGCTGGACCAGCTTTCGCGCCATTCGCTGATCGACATGACGGTCAGGGCGAAGGGTGACCTGCATATCGACGATCACCACACGGTCGAGGATACCGGCATCGCGCTCGGCCAGGCCTTGACCAAGGCGCTGGGCGAACGGCGCGGCATCATGCGCTATGCCTCGATCGACCTTGCCATGGACGAGACGCTGACACGCGCGGCGATCGACGTATCCGGCCGCCCGTTCCTGGTCTGGAACGTTTCCTTCTCGTCGCCCAAGATCGGCACGTTCGACACGGAACTGGTGCGTGAATTCTTCCAGGCGCTGGCCCAGAATGCCGGCATCACGCTGCATGTCACCAACCACTATGGCGCCAACAACCACCATATTGCCGAGACCTGCTTCAAGGCAGTGGCGCGCGCTCTGCGCGCCGCACTTGAGCACGACCCGCGCCAGCCAGACGCGGTTCCTTCCACCAAGGGATCGTTGAAGGGATAG
- the hslV gene encoding ATP-dependent protease subunit HslV has translation MSDNLTMHATTIVTVRKGNKVVIAGDGQVSLGQTIMKGNARKVRRIGKGGNVIAGFAGATADAFTLLERLEAKLEQYPDQLTRACVELAKDWRTDRYLRRLEAMMLVADKSISLALTGTGDVLEPEFGVMAIGSGGNYALAAARALMDTDKDAEEIARKAMQIASDICVYTNNNFVVETLDAA, from the coding sequence ATGTCTGATAATCTGACCATGCACGCCACGACCATCGTGACGGTGCGCAAGGGCAACAAGGTGGTGATCGCCGGCGACGGCCAGGTTAGCCTTGGCCAGACCATCATGAAGGGCAATGCCCGCAAGGTGCGTCGCATCGGCAAGGGGGGCAATGTGATTGCCGGTTTCGCCGGTGCCACCGCGGACGCCTTCACGCTGCTGGAACGGCTCGAAGCCAAGCTCGAACAATATCCCGACCAGCTGACGCGCGCCTGCGTCGAGCTTGCCAAGGACTGGCGCACCGACCGCTATCTGCGCCGGCTTGAAGCAATGATGCTGGTCGCCGACAAGTCGATCTCGCTGGCGCTGACCGGCACCGGCGACGTGCTCGAACCCGAATTCGGCGTCATGGCCATCGGTTCGGGCGGCAATTATGCACTGGCCGCCGCGCGCGCGCTGATGGACACCGACAAGGATGCCGAGGAAATCGCCCGCAAGGCGATGCAGATCGCATCCGATATCTGCGTCTACACCAACAACAATTTCGTCGTCGAAACGCTCGATGCCGCTTGA